One genomic region from Conexibacter woesei Iso977N encodes:
- a CDS encoding DUF1015 domain-containing protein — translation MADVQAFRALHYDLGVVGSLQSVIAPPYDVIDPQQRAALAARSQHNVVTVDLPEAPLGGDAYEEAARLLDLWKRQGAVVRDDTPALWALQQDYTGPDGRALTRRGFFARVRVEEYGPGKIRPHERTHPGPKEDRLRLTRATKTNMSPIFSLYDDPEQKAWRALQDQIAGTDPWGEATDADGTLNRLWRISDGAAIGRVKMALGDTELLIADGHHRYETARVYAEEIGGEGEHRYVLMCLVALQDPGLTIFPTHRLLNNLSDAEVQQKLGRYLREHFEVTEIDKSELRPPDDPTASTPLTMGYIDSFHQQAYRLVLKDQGEADAALQDQPEPYRHLDTAVLESLIFQGVLGMTEDDVAHLNGLGYSRTDEEALQLVESKEYDCAFFLRGSPVRQVQEIAAAGVNMPPKSTFFYPKVPTGLVFNPLA, via the coding sequence ATGGCCGACGTCCAAGCCTTCCGCGCCCTCCACTACGACCTCGGCGTCGTCGGCTCGCTGCAGTCGGTGATCGCCCCGCCGTACGACGTCATCGACCCGCAGCAGCGCGCCGCCCTCGCGGCGCGCTCGCAGCACAACGTCGTCACGGTCGACCTCCCGGAGGCCCCGCTCGGCGGCGACGCCTACGAGGAGGCGGCCCGCCTCCTCGACCTCTGGAAGCGCCAGGGCGCCGTCGTCCGCGACGACACCCCCGCCCTCTGGGCCCTCCAGCAGGACTACACCGGCCCCGACGGCCGCGCCCTCACGCGCCGCGGCTTCTTCGCGCGCGTGCGTGTAGAGGAATACGGCCCCGGCAAGATCCGCCCGCACGAGCGCACGCATCCCGGGCCCAAGGAAGACCGGCTGCGCCTCACGCGCGCGACCAAGACCAACATGTCGCCGATCTTCAGCCTCTACGACGACCCCGAGCAGAAGGCCTGGCGCGCGCTCCAGGATCAGATCGCCGGCACCGACCCGTGGGGCGAGGCGACCGACGCCGACGGCACGCTCAACCGCCTCTGGCGGATCTCCGACGGCGCCGCGATCGGCCGCGTCAAGATGGCCCTCGGCGACACCGAGCTGCTGATCGCCGACGGCCACCACCGCTACGAGACCGCGCGCGTCTACGCCGAGGAGATCGGCGGCGAGGGCGAGCACCGCTACGTCCTGATGTGCCTCGTCGCGCTCCAGGACCCGGGCCTGACGATCTTCCCGACCCACCGGCTCCTCAACAACCTCAGCGACGCCGAGGTCCAGCAGAAGCTCGGCCGCTACCTGCGCGAGCACTTCGAGGTCACCGAGATCGACAAGTCCGAGCTGCGCCCGCCGGACGACCCGACCGCGTCGACCCCGCTGACCATGGGCTACATCGACTCCTTCCACCAGCAGGCCTACCGCCTCGTGCTCAAGGACCAGGGCGAGGCGGACGCCGCGCTGCAGGACCAGCCCGAGCCCTACCGCCACCTCGACACCGCGGTCCTCGAGTCGCTCATCTTCCAGGGCGTGCTCGGCATGACCGAGGACGACGTCGCCCACCTCAACGGCCTCGGCTACTCCCGCACCGACGAGGAGGCGCTCCAGCTCGTCGAGTCCAAGGAGTACGACTGCGCCTTCTTCCTGCGGGGAAGCCCTGTCCGCCAGGTCCAGGAGATCGCGGCCGCGGGCGTCAACATGCCGCCCAAGTCCACGTTCTTCTACCCCAAGGTCCCCACGGGCCTCGTGTTCAACCCGCTCGCCTAG
- a CDS encoding CAP domain-containing protein produces MRRLRFLLPAFAATLAIAAPAANANVNAAAAKHRACAGANLTPSATSATKVRLATLCLLNRQRTLHGLRRLRAQRSLSHAATNYARLMVHKHFFDHVSPSGSTMAQRIGRTAYLHHTRAWSLGENLAWGANTASTPAQIVNAWMHSAPHRRNILDAHFKEIGIGIALGAPTGVSGATYVNEFGRRA; encoded by the coding sequence ATGCGCCGACTCCGATTCCTGCTGCCCGCGTTCGCCGCCACCCTCGCGATCGCCGCGCCTGCCGCCAACGCCAACGTCAACGCCGCCGCTGCGAAGCACCGCGCCTGCGCCGGCGCCAACCTCACGCCGAGCGCCACCTCGGCCACGAAGGTCCGCCTCGCCACGCTGTGCCTGCTCAACCGCCAGCGCACGCTCCACGGCCTGCGCCGCCTGCGCGCCCAGCGCAGCCTCTCCCACGCCGCGACGAACTACGCGCGGCTGATGGTCCACAAGCACTTCTTCGACCACGTCTCCCCCTCGGGCTCGACGATGGCCCAGCGCATCGGCCGCACCGCCTACCTGCACCACACCCGTGCTTGGTCGCTGGGCGAGAACCTCGCCTGGGGCGCGAACACGGCCTCGACGCCGGCCCAGATCGTCAACGCCTGGATGCACTCCGCGCCGCACCGCCGCAACATCCTCGACGCCCACTTCAAGGAGATCGGGATCGGCATCGCCCTCGGCGCCCCGACCGGCGTCTCCGGCGCCACCTACGTCAACGAGTTCGGCCGCCGCGCGTAG
- a CDS encoding arylsulfotransferase family protein: MLIARWRRVAAAATVVVAALGAGASLATADTPTAPPPVTVLTHGRVGHGSFFVSPFGATDRYANGPEILDQDGNVQWFHPVPAGQEAADFRTQTLGGRPVLTWWQGTGLGGLAKGTNYIYDAQYRQIATVDAGHGYSADGHEFLITPRGTALILAYTQSTADLTSIGGPANQAVINGVVQEIDIRSGKVLFEWNSADHVPYGQSEQPLPASASQPWDWFHINAVKLDTDGNLLLDARNTWTFYKVDHRSGRVLWQLGGKASDFKLQATPGQKLNTAGTIFAWQHDAEAHGNNTYTLFDNESAGIANTGTDAASEFPTSRSVTVKVDPHSRTATLISSFN, encoded by the coding sequence ATGCTCATCGCACGCTGGCGGCGTGTCGCCGCCGCCGCGACCGTCGTGGTCGCCGCCCTCGGCGCCGGCGCGTCGCTCGCCACCGCCGACACGCCCACCGCCCCGCCGCCGGTCACGGTCCTGACGCACGGCAGGGTCGGCCACGGCAGCTTCTTCGTCTCGCCGTTCGGGGCGACCGACAGGTACGCCAACGGGCCGGAGATCCTCGACCAGGACGGCAACGTGCAGTGGTTCCACCCCGTGCCCGCGGGCCAGGAGGCGGCCGACTTCCGGACCCAGACGCTCGGCGGCCGGCCGGTCCTGACGTGGTGGCAGGGCACCGGCCTCGGCGGCCTGGCCAAGGGCACCAACTACATCTACGACGCGCAGTACCGCCAGATCGCGACGGTCGACGCGGGCCACGGCTACAGCGCCGACGGCCACGAGTTCCTGATCACTCCACGCGGCACCGCGCTGATCCTCGCCTACACGCAGTCCACCGCCGACCTCACGTCGATCGGCGGGCCGGCCAACCAGGCGGTCATCAACGGCGTCGTGCAGGAGATCGACATCAGGTCGGGCAAGGTCCTGTTCGAGTGGAACAGCGCCGACCACGTGCCCTATGGGCAGAGCGAGCAGCCGCTGCCGGCGTCGGCGAGCCAGCCGTGGGACTGGTTCCACATCAACGCCGTCAAGCTGGACACCGACGGCAACCTGCTGCTCGACGCCCGGAACACCTGGACCTTCTACAAGGTCGACCACCGCAGCGGGCGCGTGTTGTGGCAGCTCGGCGGCAAGGCCAGCGACTTCAAGCTCCAGGCCACACCCGGCCAGAAGCTCAACACCGCCGGGACCATCTTCGCCTGGCAGCACGACGCCGAGGCCCACGGGAACAACACCTACACGTTGTTCGACAACGAGTCGGCAGGGATCGCGAACACCGGCACCGACGCAGCGTCCGAGTTCCCCACCAGCCGCTCAGTCACGGTGAAGGTGGACCCCCACTCCCGCACCGCGACCCTCATCAGCTCCTTCAATTAA
- a CDS encoding potassium channel family protein, with amino-acid sequence MAHVDVLVVGVGDLAKEVEREVRARGARVARLPAPTDRELTAGVQAGPGAVVVISHDDIVALRYALVAEHARPGVALLVTVFDATVAAQIFKVVPNCHVVSLADVAAPVLAADCLGAARRHPPGPARRALAGLGSALLPFGASARLLVYGVLGLLVLLVIEAAVAVLALGEPPVRALYEATKAVATVGPDRAADDGPAWFQALSTAFMLMGMGLVAAATAGLVNRLLGRRLTAIAGRRSLPRRDHVIVVGLGQVGLRLCLILRQRGVRAVAIEQARDAGNIHLAKRLGIPVVVGDGTERGLLMRLGVRRAIALASVTSNDHVNIAVSVAALAAQDDLRVVLRSGDDDAVTETRALFPIGVVRDVNRLAARRFADLALGVGERRPS; translated from the coding sequence ATGGCCCACGTGGACGTGCTGGTGGTCGGCGTGGGCGACCTCGCCAAGGAGGTCGAGCGCGAGGTCCGCGCCCGCGGCGCGCGGGTGGCGCGGCTGCCGGCGCCGACCGACCGCGAGCTGACGGCCGGCGTCCAGGCCGGACCGGGGGCCGTCGTGGTCATCAGCCACGACGACATCGTGGCGCTGCGCTACGCGCTGGTCGCCGAGCACGCGCGGCCGGGCGTGGCGCTGCTGGTGACGGTCTTCGACGCGACGGTCGCCGCGCAGATCTTCAAGGTGGTGCCCAACTGCCACGTCGTCTCGCTGGCCGACGTCGCCGCGCCGGTGCTGGCGGCCGACTGCCTGGGCGCCGCGCGGCGGCACCCGCCGGGGCCGGCGCGGCGCGCGCTGGCGGGGCTCGGCTCGGCGCTGCTGCCGTTCGGCGCGTCGGCGCGCCTGCTCGTCTACGGCGTCCTAGGGTTGTTGGTGCTGTTGGTGATCGAGGCCGCGGTCGCGGTGCTCGCGCTCGGCGAGCCTCCGGTCCGGGCGTTGTACGAGGCGACCAAGGCGGTGGCGACCGTCGGCCCGGACCGCGCGGCCGACGACGGGCCAGCGTGGTTCCAGGCGCTGTCGACCGCGTTCATGTTGATGGGGATGGGGCTGGTCGCCGCCGCGACCGCGGGGCTGGTCAACCGGCTGCTCGGGCGGCGCCTGACGGCCATCGCGGGGCGGCGCAGCCTGCCGCGCCGCGACCATGTCATCGTGGTCGGTCTGGGCCAGGTCGGGCTGCGGCTGTGCCTGATCCTGCGTCAGCGCGGCGTGCGCGCGGTCGCGATCGAGCAGGCGCGCGACGCGGGGAACATCCACCTCGCCAAGCGGCTCGGGATCCCGGTCGTCGTGGGCGACGGCACGGAGCGCGGGTTGTTGATGCGGTTGGGCGTCCGGCGCGCGATCGCGCTGGCCAGCGTGACCTCCAACGACCACGTCAACATCGCGGTCAGCGTCGCGGCGCTGGCGGCCCAGGACGACCTGCGGGTCGTGCTGCGCTCGGGCGACGACGACGCGGTGACCGAGACGCGGGCGCTGTTCCCGATCGGCGTCGTGCGCGACGTCAACCGGCTGGCGGCGCGGCGGTTCGCCGACCTCGCGCTCGGCGTGGGCGAGCGGCGCCCGAGCTGA
- a CDS encoding alpha/beta hydrolase yields MTPIPLRFPSGDTTCAALHYPGTNGACVVMAGGTGVTKEVAADRFAPRFQAAGFSVLAIDFRGFGESGGRPRQVVRTSAQVADLHAAIGAARTLLPEVDPERVALWGFSLAGGHVLNVAANDTRLAAAIAQTPLADGPAIAPNAFKYMTPGALLRLHARATKDIINRHLLRRPAALIPLAGPRGSVASLTTPDGARGGAALDPDGRFAATWEQTIAAASALRLGLYRPGRAARRIACPLLVVVCDRDTSVLVDPARRAAAAAPRGELLELAGDHYAPFDSAHEAAVAGELGFLERCLGRPEGCASATSATPTSRSAPSPSALG; encoded by the coding sequence ATGACCCCCATCCCCCTCCGTTTCCCCAGCGGCGACACCACCTGCGCCGCCCTCCACTACCCCGGGACCAACGGCGCCTGCGTCGTCATGGCCGGCGGCACCGGCGTCACCAAGGAGGTCGCGGCCGACCGCTTCGCGCCGCGCTTCCAGGCCGCCGGCTTCAGCGTCCTGGCGATCGACTTCCGCGGCTTCGGCGAGAGCGGCGGCAGGCCGCGCCAGGTGGTCCGGACCTCCGCCCAGGTCGCCGACCTGCACGCGGCGATCGGCGCGGCGCGCACGCTGCTGCCCGAGGTCGACCCCGAGCGCGTGGCGCTCTGGGGCTTCTCGCTGGCCGGCGGCCACGTGCTCAACGTGGCGGCGAACGACACGCGGCTGGCCGCCGCGATCGCCCAGACGCCGCTGGCCGACGGTCCCGCGATCGCGCCCAACGCCTTCAAGTACATGACGCCCGGCGCGCTGCTGCGCCTGCACGCGCGCGCGACCAAGGACATCATCAACCGCCACCTGCTGCGCCGCCCGGCCGCGCTGATCCCGCTGGCGGGGCCGCGCGGGTCGGTCGCGTCGCTGACGACGCCCGACGGCGCGCGGGGCGGCGCGGCGCTGGATCCGGACGGGCGCTTCGCGGCCACGTGGGAGCAGACGATCGCGGCCGCGTCGGCGCTGCGCCTGGGCCTCTACCGGCCCGGCCGCGCGGCGCGCCGGATCGCCTGCCCGCTGCTCGTCGTCGTCTGCGACCGGGACACGAGCGTGCTCGTCGACCCGGCGCGCAGGGCCGCCGCGGCCGCGCCGCGCGGCGAGCTGCTGGAGCTGGCGGGCGACCACTACGCGCCGTTCGACAGCGCGCACGAGGCCGCGGTCGCGGGCGAGCTGGGGTTCCTGGAGCGCTGCCTGGGTAGGCCGGAAGGATGCGCTTCCGCAACCTCGGCGACTCCGACATCCAGGTCAGCACCATCTCCCTCGGCTCTTGGCTGA
- a CDS encoding winged helix-turn-helix transcriptional regulator yields the protein MDVLSDRWTFLILREGFFGVRRYGQLQRNLGIARNVLADRLRKLVEDGMFEKVRYRTDPDWYEYRLTERALDLYPVIVGLMRWADKHLAGEVGRGDAIALELVHRTCGASADPYLACRACGEELHARDVDARVVPAAR from the coding sequence ATGGACGTCCTCAGCGACCGCTGGACGTTCCTGATCCTGCGCGAGGGCTTCTTCGGCGTCCGGCGTTACGGCCAGCTCCAGCGCAACCTCGGCATCGCGCGCAACGTGCTCGCCGACCGGCTGCGCAAGCTCGTCGAGGACGGGATGTTCGAGAAGGTGCGCTACCGCACCGACCCGGACTGGTACGAGTACCGGCTGACCGAGCGCGCGCTCGACCTCTATCCGGTGATCGTCGGGCTGATGCGCTGGGCCGACAAGCACCTGGCGGGCGAGGTCGGGCGGGGCGACGCGATCGCGCTGGAGCTCGTGCACCGGACGTGCGGCGCGTCGGCCGACCCGTACCTGGCCTGTCGCGCGTGCGGGGAGGAGCTGCACGCGCGCGACGTGGACGCGCGCGTGGTGCCGGCGGCGCGCTAG
- a CDS encoding SIS domain-containing protein codes for MNPDGFLADVLDEPATLDRVLSTADVTELRAEIARARLVVLLGMGSSRFAALTAAAHLRAAGVAAVVEYASTDVPTRPGPDVLAIGISATGNSEETVNALAAHHGTSRTVAITNAPDGGRLAAHADLLVPLHAGDETGGVACKTYQATLAVLLLAAGIDADRLRPAAPAQQALLDARGDWLDPLLANLDPARTTYTIAPAARISSALQSALMLREGPRVPAAATETGDWSHVDVYLNKYPNYTALLFSGSRYDAEAIDWLTQRASRVITIGRPAPGLAALQHIPYNNADDDLVASLVDVTVAELAAATWWRRRLDADQMP; via the coding sequence ATGAACCCCGACGGCTTCCTCGCCGACGTCCTCGACGAGCCCGCGACGCTCGACCGCGTCCTCTCCACCGCCGACGTGACCGAGCTGCGCGCCGAGATCGCCAGGGCGCGCCTGGTCGTCCTGCTCGGCATGGGCTCCAGCCGCTTCGCGGCCCTGACCGCGGCCGCGCACCTGCGCGCCGCCGGCGTCGCGGCGGTCGTCGAGTACGCGTCGACCGACGTCCCGACACGCCCCGGCCCCGACGTCCTGGCGATCGGCATCAGCGCGACCGGCAACTCCGAGGAGACCGTCAACGCCCTCGCCGCCCACCACGGCACCAGCCGCACGGTCGCGATCACCAACGCGCCCGACGGCGGCAGGCTCGCCGCCCACGCGGACCTCCTGGTCCCGCTGCACGCGGGCGACGAGACCGGCGGCGTCGCGTGCAAGACCTACCAGGCGACGCTCGCCGTCCTGCTGCTCGCCGCCGGGATCGACGCCGACCGCCTCCGCCCCGCGGCGCCCGCCCAGCAGGCGCTGCTCGACGCGCGCGGCGACTGGCTCGACCCACTGCTCGCCAACCTCGACCCGGCCCGCACGACCTACACGATCGCTCCCGCCGCCCGGATCTCCTCCGCGCTGCAGTCCGCGCTGATGCTCCGCGAGGGCCCGCGCGTCCCCGCCGCCGCGACCGAGACCGGCGACTGGTCCCACGTCGACGTCTACCTCAACAAGTACCCCAACTACACGGCGCTCCTGTTCTCCGGCTCGCGCTACGACGCCGAGGCGATCGACTGGCTCACCCAGCGCGCCTCCCGCGTCATCACGATCGGCCGCCCCGCGCCCGGGCTCGCCGCCCTCCAGCACATCCCCTACAACAACGCCGACGACGACCTCGTCGCCTCGCTGGTCGACGTCACCGTCGCCGAGCTGGCCGCCGCGACCTGGTGGCGCCGCCGCCTCGACGCGGACCAGATGCCCTAG
- a CDS encoding Lrp/AsnC family transcriptional regulator, with the protein MESVKLDDVDKGIIGALQADGRRPYSRIAADLDVSESVVRYRAQKLEQAGVLQVVGIADPLRIGFDRMALIGLKVRPGSVGDVCAAVTAFPETSYVVAIAGSFDVLVEVVCRDTAHFTELLTQRLHQVDGVVSAESFLVLEIHKMAYGWGVGHVETTIND; encoded by the coding sequence GTGGAATCCGTGAAACTCGACGACGTCGACAAGGGCATCATCGGTGCCCTGCAGGCCGACGGCCGCCGACCCTACAGCCGCATCGCGGCCGACCTCGACGTGTCGGAGTCCGTCGTCCGCTACCGCGCCCAGAAGCTGGAGCAGGCGGGCGTCCTGCAGGTCGTCGGCATCGCCGACCCGCTCCGGATCGGCTTCGACCGCATGGCCTTGATCGGCCTCAAGGTCCGGCCGGGCAGCGTCGGCGACGTGTGCGCCGCGGTCACCGCGTTCCCGGAGACGTCCTACGTCGTCGCGATCGCCGGCTCGTTCGACGTGCTCGTCGAGGTCGTCTGCCGCGACACCGCGCACTTCACCGAGCTGCTCACGCAGCGCCTGCACCAGGTCGACGGGGTCGTCTCCGCCGAGTCGTTCCTGGTGCTCGAGATCCACAAGATGGCGTACGGCTGGGGTGTCGGCCACGTCGAGACCACCATCAACGACTGA